Proteins from a single region of Pyrus communis chromosome 6, drPyrComm1.1, whole genome shotgun sequence:
- the LOC137736152 gene encoding uncharacterized mitochondrial protein AtMg00810-like, translated as MGFTASVSEISLFMKTDATYIIILLFYVDDIILTGSNVSKIEIVIQELSTVFDLKDLGQLTYFIGLQIQYKSNGDIFVNQSKYIKDLVHKMMMTNGKLLEDPSTYKSIDGSLQYLTFTRHDIAFTVIPVRQYMNSPTDIHFSDVKRILRYLQGTLQHGIVYSSQSQAHLTTFSDSDWAADLNTRRSVIGYAVYLGNSLISWQSKKQTSVSRSSTEAEIRSLQAQLQTLLRLGKF; from the exons ATGGGGTTCACTGCATCAGTCTCTGAGATCAGCTTATTCATGAAAACTGATGCCACATATATCATCATACTTTTgttttatgttgatgatataatctTGACTGGATCAAATGTGAGTAAAATTGAAATTGTGATTCAAGAGTTGTCTACTGTGTTTGATTTGAAAGACTTGGGACAACTTACATACTTTATTGGTTTACAAATACAATACAAGTCAAATGGGGACATCTTTGTTAATCAGTCAAAGTACATAAAAGACTTGGTTCATAAG ATGATGATGACTAATGGAAAGTTACTTGAAGATCCCAGCACATATAAAAGCATTGATGGTTCATTACAATACTTAACTTTTACAAGACATGACATTGCATTTACAGTAATTCCAGTGCGTCAGTACATGAATTCTCCCACTGATATTCATTTTAGTGATGTTAAAAGAATTCTTAGATACCTTCAAGGTACATTGCAACATGGGATTGTATATTCTTCTCAGTCACAAGCTCATCTCACAACTTTTTCTGACTCTGATTGGGCAGCTGATCTTAATACTAGAAGATCGGTTATAGGTTATGCTGTATATCTTGGAAATAGCCTTATCTCTTGGCAATCGAAGAAACAGACTTCTGTGTCTAGAAGCTCTACAGAGGCTGAAATAAGGTCTTTGCAAGCACAGCTACAGACATTGCTTAGGTTAGGCAAATTTTGA